atatttaagacagagacattttgtgcatactgctactgaaaaatgccttaccctttaaacaaaacaaggattgtttgtccatatattgcaatatatttaagctggccaactacgtcaaagtcagttttacgctcaattttcattcaatttgattcattaagaattctattgcttcattatgcattttacaaagggactaagttttacctgcaacttacttgctgctttcaaagtaaaactcccaaacttagctgcccttttattagacaccagtggggtcacctgactatagctgggaagggtgggagctacaacaaggagctggtcactgctgtttaactataacaaacaggggaaagttgtgctcaccactaatttttaaaaacattaggcaggggtgcaatgaggctgtgaccacaaaatacttataGACAAATTAGTTAAATGACATCTGGAATTTCTGTAATAATGGttgcaatttaatttattttaaaatacattttatcccGAATAAAATTGGCTGGTGGTAACTACAGAACTTGTGAGCTGTAATATAGAGTTTATATTTTATTAGCATCTTCCCTTCTCCTATTGCTATACCACAATGTTTTATAGTTTAGGATCAATGTATTCCACAAAATATTAGGGAAGGGTACAAACCACTTGCAAACAATGCAACAAACTTTGACAAGAACGGCCAATCAGCTATTGATTCATAGAACCCTCTCTCAGTCTTTGTGCCATCTCTACTGTAACTTGCAGcaatataatttttcatttagAATGACTTAATTTAGAATAACTTATCCTAAAATGTCCAGTATGAGTATATGGAAAGTAACTTTATTTTCTAGGGTAAATTAAAATGCTGGAATTTTAACTTCTCTTTCGCTGACCATTCACACACATACAAAGTTCCTGAGACTCCGAGTGATGATCAATTGGATATTAATTAAATGTGGTGACATACATGGATGACCAAATTATGGTGATCCAACCAACTGGTCTATGACATGATTAGTTCAGCCACAAATGAGAAATGTAGGCCCCTCTAGTTTCAATACAAATGTAATTTCTAATCACTGGTCATTCTAGTTTTTGGTTTTATCCAAGAGTTCATCTGTCATTATGTCATCTGACAGGTGCATGAATGACTACACCATTTGATCACAAATTGAATGAAGTGAAAGATACTTCTGATGAAAAGACTTGTTTTCCTTCTCAGTAAACTACATCTGATGCAGGAATTTTGTCAAGAAAATACTgcgaaaaataattatttttcccttCTTACTTTCTTTTCACAGTACCAACTGGTTTAATAAGTTGTTCTTCAAAAAtcatcataaaaaacatttaagccAGGACTGCACCTCTAAACGCTATGAACACATCTGTAGAACAGAAGGTACAGAGTATTCAGTCCTTGTTCCCGAGGTTTCAGTTGTTGATACTGCAACTGTGGAAAGCCACCTGCCAGAGAGTCGAAAGAACTCTGTATATGAAACAAAAGATATTATAGAAGACAAAGATGAAAAACAACCTTTTTTTGACCCATCTATTGACCAAATGTTTCAAGACATCATTGACGATAGCCCTTTTAAAGCTCATGGATTGAGCACAACAAGAGATACcttaaaaaactcaaacaataacattttaccgGTTTTTGCTTTCTTTGAGGACCATCCAGCACCCTTGGAAGTTATACAAGAGTCTCCAGATAGAAGCTACCCTTGTGACAATTCTGAAACAGATCTTCCAACTAAATCAGACCATTGCCTATTTTCAGGTATGGACCATTGCTCTGCTGATCAGCAGGACTCATTGTGCTTTGTACCTCAAGAGTCTCTATACCAGGCGTCAGAGACAAAACTTGACAATGGTTATGCAAACAATGGATGCCAAGCTAATACATACTGTGATTCAGGGTACAGTAGCTTTGCCAATGCTGTATCTGGCTCAGAAATGTATTCAGTATCCTCAGAATATTCCACAGATAAAGACAATGAATTATCTAATACAAGTAGTTGCTTATCAAGATCAGCCTTTGGTTCCAGTAATAGCAGTCTTCATAGTGACACTACAGATAGAAGTGTATATTACAACAGACAATCCAGGTTCTTCTTACCTGACACGAGTTGTGATACAAGTAGCATGAATGTAGAACTGACTTTAACACGAATTTCAGAAGATTATAACACATCACCCAAAGAAGAAAGAGAATTATCCTCCTCTATGAATATCTGTGCAGTATCAAACTACCAGACTTTTGCTGACGCCATTCAGCAAGATGGAACATCAGTAAATCACCCTTCTGAAACACTGGATAGTTCTGTGTTAGAATCGGCTTATAAATCATTTGAGAGCCTTTTAAACCAAAATACACCAGAGGCAGAATCAGATACTGAGAGTTGTCTTTGTGCTCTAGACATGGGAGTACAGAAAGAAGAAATGACCCAAATCACTGCTCAGAATACAGGAACAAATGAGTTTGACAACATGAAAAACACAGGTGGGCAGACAAAAATAGATTTTGCAGAAGCTCCAGCCCATGAAATTACTTTTGGCTTTCTTAATTTACTTTCGACTGAGAATTGCCTAGATAGTGGCTGCAAAGAGTCAACTGAAGATAAACAACCATTTCCCCCAAAGGATTCTTCTGATCAAACCCAGGATAATCCAATCAAAGCAGAggatattaaaaatgatttcagctTAATTTACAAAGGCGATACCAACTGCCATTTACCATTTGCTTGGACACATGGTTTAAGTGAGCAATGGAAAGACTTGACCAACATGTATGGACCTGATTTCCCCCAAAGCTCACCAGTTGATAAGATAGACCGAATTATCAGAGGATCACATTCCAACCACACTGATCATGGAAAATCAACTGTAACAGAAACTGATATAGGAATATTTCCACACCAGCCTGCATTCAGTGACCATAATAACGCAAGTGATTCTCAGACAATGAAGTTTGCAAATATGTCATATTTTGTGCCTCTTTATAATGAGTTAAAGACAAAACGTAATGATACACAAGATGACTTGGCAACTTTATCAGACCACACACCTGAGCATCCCAAAAATCACGAAAATGACGGTTGTTCATACATGCAAATATCTTTACCAGTTGGTCTTGATTTATATTGCAGAGAAGGTTCTAGGGTCATGCTATGAAATTattgtaatgaaaatatttttaatatacaactTGAATTAACTTTGTCATACCATAAAACAATTTATTAGAAAGACACAAGCTCCATATCTTCCCAAAGAGAGTTGAATTTACAAAGATAGGTGCCAACAGTGTTCCCCAACAATTTCCTAATATTTTCCTACAATTTTTCTAATATCATATATAATCAATATATCATATAGTGGAGCTTAGAGGCACTTCTGAACTTACAAAATTGATTCAGATTTGGCACAATCAATGTAATTTGCCCAACCCTATTGTTCCGCAATTTTACTATCTGTCAGAGGCACATGTGATCAAAGAAATTATTTACAGAAGTTAAAATGCCAACATATATTTTGGATGTAGAAAGTTTTTATCTTCAAATGCACGTTAGAATTTTGCCATATATAATTTAGCTTTTACccaaatttaaaaactttggaTACTTAATACATTGTATCATTTGTTCTCCTAAATGTATGTAGGCAACAGGGATAGGAAATATTTGGTGATTTACGCATTGATGAAATACAAAGCTGAGCTGATAGTCGAGTCTAACTTGGAAATGTTTCCTTTCATGTAAAGTGATcccttaattatatttaattatagtttttCTAAGAATCTTAAATTCCTCTTACAGTTTATAAATAAAGTCTTATGTGAAATAAAGGGAAATTCCAGGAGAAACAcactacaaacttttttttagaacACACTCCCCAGATTTCTGATGAAAATTGAAAGCAGAATTCTAGCTACTGTTCCGTATTTACTGCCTGGAGAATATTCTCAAGCAGAAGGAATCCCAATGTAATAGCGTTCCTGTTTACATACAATAGACCACAAACTGTTTGGAATAACAG
The Xenopus laevis strain J_2021 chromosome 9_10S, Xenopus_laevis_v10.1, whole genome shotgun sequence DNA segment above includes these coding regions:
- the LOC108703132 gene encoding uncharacterized protein LOC108703132 isoform X1; translated protein: MNGKEMKTERKILMAIPVHFLLIFALLLQESYGKEFHIRNLECFNDYDSELMCSWEVANSSSNCSADFQLKYETQSVQQNVCIPQNRQHGGAVVPNQCVCTMSGFYIVALTNFIINLESNGTSVQRGVFPALDTAIPKVPRSITVTSGNEDDINVTWDNGYSGSKDIFLSTYLMYNIQITCKQDPTLFESMNVTIRSCSINKRYFKSGCDYEVKVRSKFTFGENGVQSFPWSDWSSAIEWHNDYSPSFDYIPSIVIPVCCFLLFLLILLCYCIINICKKKWWQNIPDPAKSSLHLIRRHMSQETAVKSDENANIYPPSNKQENAKRICTNWFNKLFFKNHHKKHLSQDCTSKRYEHICRTEGTEYSVLVPEVSVVDTATVESHLPESRKNSVYETKDIIEDKDEKQPFFDPSIDQMFQDIIDDSPFKAHGLSTTRDTLKNSNNNILPVFAFFEDHPAPLEVIQESPDRSYPCDNSETDLPTKSDHCLFSGMDHCSADQQDSLCFVPQESLYQASETKLDNGYANNGCQANTYCDSGYSSFANAVSGSEMYSVSSEYSTDKDNELSNTSSCLSRSAFGSSNSSLHSDTTDRSVYYNRQSRFFLPDTSCDTSSMNVELTLTRISEDYNTSPKEERELSSSMNICAVSNYQTFADAIQQDGTSVNHPSETLDSSVLESAYKSFESLLNQNTPEAESDTESCLCALDMGVQKEEMTQITAQNTGTNEFDNMKNTGGQTKIDFAEAPAHEITFGFLNLLSTENCLDSGCKESTEDKQPFPPKDSSDQTQDNPIKAEDIKNDFSLIYKGDTNCHLPFAWTHGLSEQWKDLTNMYGPDFPQSSPVDKIDRIIRGSHSNHTDHGKSTVTETDIGIFPHQPAFSDHNNASDSQTMKFANMSYFVPLYNELKTKRNDTQDDLATLSDHTPEHPKNHENDGCSYMQISLPVGLDLYCREGSRVML
- the LOC108703132 gene encoding uncharacterized protein LOC108703132 isoform X2; translated protein: MCSWEVANSSSNCSADFQLKYETQSVQQNVCIPQNRQHGGAVVPNQCVCTMSGFYIVALTNFIINLESNGTSVQRGVFPALDTAIPKVPRSITVTSGNEDDINVTWDNGYSGSKDIFLSTYLMYNIQITCKQDPTLFESMNVTIRSCSINKRYFKSGCDYEVKVRSKFTFGENGVQSFPWSDWSSAIEWHNDYSPSFDYIPSIVIPVCCFLLFLLILLCYCIINICKKKWWQNIPDPAKSSLHLIRRHMSQETAVKSDENANIYPPSNKQENAKRICTNWFNKLFFKNHHKKHLSQDCTSKRYEHICRTEGTEYSVLVPEVSVVDTATVESHLPESRKNSVYETKDIIEDKDEKQPFFDPSIDQMFQDIIDDSPFKAHGLSTTRDTLKNSNNNILPVFAFFEDHPAPLEVIQESPDRSYPCDNSETDLPTKSDHCLFSGMDHCSADQQDSLCFVPQESLYQASETKLDNGYANNGCQANTYCDSGYSSFANAVSGSEMYSVSSEYSTDKDNELSNTSSCLSRSAFGSSNSSLHSDTTDRSVYYNRQSRFFLPDTSCDTSSMNVELTLTRISEDYNTSPKEERELSSSMNICAVSNYQTFADAIQQDGTSVNHPSETLDSSVLESAYKSFESLLNQNTPEAESDTESCLCALDMGVQKEEMTQITAQNTGTNEFDNMKNTGGQTKIDFAEAPAHEITFGFLNLLSTENCLDSGCKESTEDKQPFPPKDSSDQTQDNPIKAEDIKNDFSLIYKGDTNCHLPFAWTHGLSEQWKDLTNMYGPDFPQSSPVDKIDRIIRGSHSNHTDHGKSTVTETDIGIFPHQPAFSDHNNASDSQTMKFANMSYFVPLYNELKTKRNDTQDDLATLSDHTPEHPKNHENDGCSYMQISLPVGLDLYCREGSRVML